The genome window TTTCACTGCTTCCCGAAAACTGGTTTCTTCCCGAATCATGTGGAAGGAGTCGAGATGGACTTTAATATTCTCATAACCAACTTCCTGACAATAGCGGACCGCATCCTCGGCGATGTTTAAGAAATGGGTTTCAAAACGATTCACCGGTTCAACACAAATGGCGATTGAGCTTTTCTCCTGAGCATACCGAGCAATCTCTTTCATGCTGGCAATCGACCAGTCCCATTCTTGTTGGGTGCGAGGTTTCCCGCTTAAGTAGCCCCAGGCAGCATAGACCACTCCCCCAATGATGGGAGATCCCAGCTCAACATTGATATCGACCATCTTCTTCATGAATTGAATGCCGTTTTTTCGAATAGCCGGATCGTCAGAGATCAGATTGGTTTCTTTCCCCAGAGTGGTGGTGGTGACCACTTCGAGACCGGTTTCTTGAATCTTTTCTTTGACCAGTTGGGTGGGGAAACTATCCGGT of Candidatus Atribacteria bacterium ADurb.Bin276 contains these proteins:
- a CDS encoding D-tagatose 3-epimerase yields the protein MFKFGVDTFIWSEAFSEKDLWVIPKAKELGFEVLDISISKPDSFPTQLVKEKIQETGLEVVTTTTLGKETNLISDDPAIRKNGIQFMKKMVDINVELGSPIIGGVVYAAWGYLSGKPRTQQEWDWSIASMKEIARYAQEKSSIAICVEPVNRFETHFLNIAEDAVRYCQEVGYENIKVHLDSFHMIREETSFREAVKTCGKKYLGYVHVCENNRGIPGTGLVPWKEFFLALKEINYTGPMVIESFDPSFEELNRQCAIWRKLADSGEELAVQGLKHLRAVAKEIGE